In Dyadobacter subterraneus, a single genomic region encodes these proteins:
- a CDS encoding SDR family oxidoreductase, producing the protein MDKQKKVWLITGAGRGLSLDIAKAALAAGHQVVATGRNMQKVSLAIGHYDDLLVVKLDITSESDAVAAINAAVERFGKLDVLVNNAANFNAGYFEELSMQEIESQVSTSLFGPMKVTRAALPVMRKQGSGHIISISSTAGLVGGEFCAAYAASKFGIEGWMQSLQVEIAPFGLTTSVVNPGFYRTELLTEKSTQYTENEIADYHERRVEQMKFWKGANGLQPGDPAKLAKAIITIAGAPQPPLRFLGGADAVGTAEQIISTLQQQTNAYRELSSSLAYDQ; encoded by the coding sequence ATGGATAAACAAAAAAAAGTGTGGCTTATCACCGGCGCCGGGCGCGGGTTGAGCCTCGATATCGCAAAAGCAGCACTTGCAGCAGGTCATCAAGTGGTTGCAACAGGACGCAATATGCAAAAAGTATCTCTGGCCATCGGCCATTACGATGACCTGCTTGTTGTTAAACTTGACATCACCAGTGAATCAGATGCAGTAGCAGCAATCAATGCGGCGGTTGAAAGGTTTGGCAAACTGGATGTACTTGTCAATAACGCGGCTAATTTCAATGCTGGCTATTTTGAGGAGCTTTCAATGCAGGAAATTGAATCGCAGGTTTCAACAAGCCTTTTTGGTCCAATGAAAGTCACGCGCGCTGCCCTTCCCGTGATGCGTAAACAGGGAAGCGGTCACATCATTTCAATCTCATCAACGGCAGGTCTGGTAGGCGGCGAATTCTGTGCGGCTTATGCAGCTTCCAAGTTTGGTATCGAAGGTTGGATGCAATCTTTGCAAGTTGAAATTGCACCGTTCGGTTTAACTACTTCAGTTGTTAATCCAGGATTTTACCGTACCGAACTGCTTACAGAGAAATCAACACAATATACTGAAAATGAGATAGCCGACTATCACGAGCGCCGCGTGGAGCAGATGAAATTCTGGAAAGGCGCAAACGGCCTGCAGCCAGGTGATCCTGCAAAACTGGCCAAGGCGATCATTACTATTGCCGGTGCGCCGCAGCCGCCCCTTCGCTTCCTCGGCGGCGCAGATGCCGTAGGCACAGCAGAGCAGATCATTTCAACATTACAACAGCAGACCAACGCTTATCGTGAATTGTCAAGTTCGTTGGCATATGATCAGTAA
- a CDS encoding T9SS type A sorting domain-containing protein, producing MNFKSLLSIVFFIGFQFVRAQGTDTPTIQISGIEAVCTHKEMKIPGHFTGSFNENNRFAVEFVEAATRRVIASYPAVYETGYFLFTINNDNLATITSIDFRISASSPTVTSNVAYGYRFYNRGSISMTMPGQVGDTLNPGSRITAMFSTTSNVPVSVTMNDSSRFEVPARSYIYQNYSASAKGEIFIVKAENGCGVQVPSPEKITYKLNPISIIPLKINNTAVCAGREIEISYATNSGAIPASAKFRLRFQQLNKENIVGYPNFELVATRKSDGILVATIPESVTQNADLIYRMAIIVESPNLVSPFLGYTTIYRKPVATITSQSKTISMGDEFGLAFSVSGPGPFALELSNGDVAYSQYSDYIYTNVKPLKTETYSIKSLKSACGTTTDVPKQSVTATVEPGIYLPITENNRFDNRTFYKCENQKVRLPFQSNVTLPAETKFIIEGITQNDKVYQFDAKIVGDSIEFFIPASPKEWVEEGYFSIKKFRAKSMNPTYSSKEVYGFPIYGIPRVKYNFYMPTTLPYAQKYTYDVRITGGDTFWISDQNDNEDWGGNDMVMDIFVDKTGNYQPKSIRNVCYNAESIPPVNLTVENYTSIAPVITVIPSSDKRVICDNGDVEVYFETLGQFADNNEFKIYLTDNPNAPLLTVKKPGRYKLLLTDKQASEFHRIGVISTSPVVRDESTVLVYREVKPYLVTDGNNANSAENPYLVNSYDRPNADLWGIKSNSFYQYVPITVNFSGGGKNYSFTRLDLSQNNYIDPPKSVVTPYTLKSATNICGTTEFNNTAYVLWKGYEINLIDFVNTRSFCVGEEMIARFGVTGGIPPSGTKFNLQLSKANGNFQTISSVEYTAGEFRVRIPELATGNYEVRVISDDRNYSRSYNLRIIAKPTGTIALGKDSPNPAEGIPAGSYVTLVYNLTGGEPYVVSTTGFSETEVNSSSYEEGYQFVRSGVYQIESVRNQCGYGTFSGSVAAKVTPLVKRMTAETNTRCIGGSITATYSVEGDLESAQKIGFYLSAANNQKVDLSFVSNKSGSVNLPIPSNLAPGAYVLTCYITGVKEVANSEPIYLDKAPALEIIGTTTINAGETTNIEVRPKEIGGKPVTLTLSNGASQELYFSELRSNYITVSPDATTTYTIKTVESFCGPVPFSGSATVIVNPASVRSVKINSVVGSRAYVTCEADTVQVYFTKTGTFTAGNRFVAKLYDNQGKVIEGIVSIGQESPLKVIVPTGLAASNTYRFRVVATDANTSSSDNAWPIVFSAKPTASFLSNTVTADKDGMAKIVVKLEGTGSWTYTYSNDLGSHQKSSLTPADTLYLSNVNIQTYKLLSVSNVCGAGKIVEPSSVSVALILGFENTLTEEIKIGPNPVQSQLRVQFVSVAKRSIKLYTSAGTQIQQFASYGKEAVVDFSGYASSIYLLKIEEKGMTKVIRVVKL from the coding sequence ATGAATTTTAAAAGTTTACTAAGTATTGTTTTTTTTATCGGTTTTCAGTTTGTAAGAGCTCAGGGCACGGATACACCAACGATCCAAATATCAGGTATTGAAGCTGTTTGTACTCATAAGGAAATGAAGATTCCCGGACACTTCACTGGTAGTTTCAATGAAAATAATAGGTTCGCTGTCGAATTTGTTGAAGCAGCAACAAGGCGGGTTATCGCCAGCTATCCAGCTGTATATGAAACTGGATATTTCCTTTTTACGATAAACAATGACAATTTAGCAACGATTACTTCGATAGATTTCAGAATTTCTGCCTCAAGTCCCACGGTGACCAGCAACGTTGCTTATGGGTACCGATTTTATAATCGGGGGTCAATCTCCATGACTATGCCTGGGCAGGTTGGTGACACGTTAAACCCTGGTAGCAGAATCACAGCCATGTTCAGTACTACGTCCAATGTGCCGGTAAGCGTCACGATGAATGACAGTTCGAGGTTTGAAGTTCCAGCGAGATCCTATATTTACCAGAATTATTCTGCTTCGGCAAAAGGTGAAATTTTTATCGTAAAAGCCGAAAACGGCTGCGGAGTTCAGGTTCCTTCTCCGGAGAAAATAACATATAAACTCAACCCGATCTCGATAATTCCTCTTAAAATAAATAATACCGCGGTTTGTGCAGGAAGAGAGATCGAAATAAGTTATGCAACGAACAGCGGGGCGATTCCGGCTTCAGCAAAGTTCCGGCTCCGTTTTCAACAGCTAAACAAAGAGAACATAGTCGGTTATCCTAATTTTGAACTAGTTGCAACTCGTAAATCAGATGGCATATTGGTGGCGACTATTCCAGAGAGTGTTACACAAAATGCAGACTTAATTTACAGGATGGCAATAATTGTAGAGTCGCCGAATCTAGTGAGTCCATTTCTTGGCTACACTACAATATATAGAAAGCCAGTTGCGACCATAACGAGTCAAAGTAAAACTATTTCGATGGGAGATGAATTTGGGTTGGCATTTTCAGTTTCAGGCCCGGGACCTTTTGCTTTGGAGCTTAGTAATGGCGACGTTGCTTATTCGCAGTACAGCGATTACATCTATACAAACGTAAAACCTCTAAAAACAGAGACTTATTCCATCAAATCCCTGAAATCTGCGTGTGGGACTACCACAGATGTTCCAAAACAAAGTGTGACTGCAACTGTCGAGCCGGGAATTTATCTGCCCATTACCGAAAACAACAGGTTTGACAACAGAACGTTTTACAAATGCGAAAATCAGAAAGTAAGGTTGCCTTTCCAATCCAATGTTACGTTGCCTGCTGAAACAAAGTTTATCATTGAAGGCATTACTCAAAATGATAAAGTTTATCAGTTTGATGCGAAGATTGTGGGCGATTCTATTGAGTTTTTTATACCTGCTTCTCCAAAAGAATGGGTGGAGGAAGGATATTTCAGTATTAAAAAATTCAGGGCCAAATCGATGAACCCGACTTATTCTTCCAAGGAGGTGTATGGTTTTCCCATTTACGGAATTCCCAGGGTAAAGTATAATTTTTACATGCCAACAACCTTACCATATGCACAGAAGTATACCTACGACGTGCGGATCACTGGAGGGGACACGTTTTGGATCTCAGATCAAAACGACAATGAGGATTGGGGAGGGAACGATATGGTCATGGATATATTTGTAGACAAGACTGGGAATTATCAACCCAAATCTATTCGTAATGTGTGCTACAATGCTGAATCCATTCCACCAGTCAATCTAACCGTTGAAAACTATACCAGTATTGCACCGGTGATCACAGTCATCCCTTCTTCTGATAAAAGAGTGATATGTGATAACGGAGATGTAGAAGTGTACTTTGAGACCCTGGGGCAATTTGCGGATAATAACGAATTTAAAATTTACCTAACCGACAATCCTAATGCCCCTTTGCTGACGGTTAAAAAGCCGGGTAGGTATAAACTTCTACTTACGGATAAACAGGCATCTGAATTTCATAGGATAGGAGTGATTTCAACGAGCCCGGTAGTCAGGGACGAAAGTACTGTGCTAGTATACAGGGAAGTAAAACCTTATCTTGTGACAGACGGCAATAATGCCAACAGTGCAGAAAATCCATATTTGGTCAATTCTTATGACAGACCTAATGCAGACCTGTGGGGAATCAAAAGCAATTCATTTTACCAGTATGTTCCAATCACTGTTAATTTCTCGGGAGGTGGTAAGAATTATTCGTTCACAAGATTAGATCTTAGTCAGAATAATTATATAGATCCTCCTAAATCGGTAGTAACTCCATATACTTTGAAATCAGCCACCAATATATGTGGCACAACAGAGTTCAACAACACCGCATATGTTTTGTGGAAAGGATATGAAATAAATCTTATCGATTTTGTTAATACACGCAGCTTTTGCGTTGGCGAAGAAATGATCGCACGGTTTGGTGTTACCGGTGGGATACCTCCATCGGGCACAAAATTCAACCTACAGCTTTCCAAAGCCAACGGAAATTTCCAAACAATTTCCAGCGTCGAATATACGGCTGGTGAGTTCCGCGTCAGAATCCCTGAGCTTGCAACAGGTAATTATGAGGTACGCGTAATATCCGATGATCGAAATTATTCACGAAGCTACAACTTGCGGATAATTGCTAAACCAACAGGAACGATTGCCTTGGGAAAGGATTCTCCAAACCCTGCCGAAGGAATTCCTGCCGGGAGTTATGTTACTTTGGTCTACAATCTGACAGGTGGTGAGCCCTATGTTGTTTCAACCACAGGATTCAGTGAGACTGAAGTTAATAGTTCTAGTTATGAGGAGGGATATCAGTTTGTTCGTAGTGGGGTTTATCAGATAGAGTCGGTAAGAAACCAGTGCGGTTATGGAACGTTTTCGGGGAGTGTCGCCGCCAAAGTGACCCCTTTGGTTAAAAGAATGACCGCTGAAACGAACACGAGGTGTATTGGCGGATCAATTACCGCCACGTACTCAGTGGAAGGGGACCTGGAATCGGCGCAGAAGATTGGTTTTTATCTCTCCGCAGCAAATAACCAGAAAGTGGATTTGAGTTTTGTATCCAATAAGTCAGGCTCCGTCAACTTACCAATTCCATCAAATCTGGCACCCGGAGCTTATGTTTTGACGTGTTATATCACAGGAGTTAAAGAAGTTGCCAATTCTGAACCCATTTATTTGGACAAGGCGCCCGCTTTGGAAATTATTGGAACAACGACTATTAATGCAGGTGAAACAACCAATATCGAAGTACGGCCGAAGGAAATTGGCGGGAAGCCTGTCACTTTAACGCTTTCAAATGGAGCTTCGCAGGAGCTTTATTTTTCAGAATTGCGCAGCAATTACATTACTGTTTCCCCGGACGCGACCACAACTTACACAATCAAAACTGTAGAGAGTTTCTGTGGGCCAGTACCGTTTTCTGGAAGTGCCACGGTAATCGTCAACCCGGCATCAGTGCGGTCCGTTAAAATTAACTCGGTAGTTGGAAGCAGGGCCTATGTGACGTGTGAGGCAGATACCGTGCAGGTCTACTTTACCAAAACCGGAACATTCACGGCTGGTAATCGATTTGTGGCCAAGCTTTATGATAATCAGGGTAAGGTTATCGAAGGTATTGTGTCAATAGGGCAAGAGTCTCCCTTGAAAGTGATTGTGCCAACCGGGTTAGCAGCATCTAACACTTATCGTTTCCGTGTAGTGGCAACGGATGCAAATACAAGTTCTTCTGACAATGCCTGGCCCATTGTTTTCTCTGCAAAACCAACAGCCTCGTTCTTAAGCAATACAGTTACTGCCGATAAAGACGGAATGGCAAAAATTGTCGTCAAACTGGAAGGGACTGGTAGCTGGACGTATACCTATTCCAACGATTTGGGCTCTCATCAGAAAAGTTCACTCACCCCGGCGGATACGTTGTATCTGTCCAATGTCAATATCCAAACCTATAAGCTTCTATCGGTTTCTAATGTGTGCGGAGCAGGTAAAATCGTCGAACCATCATCGGTAAGTGTAGCACTTATATTAGGATTTGAAAATACATTGACAGAAGAAATTAAGATCGGCCCCAATCCGGTACAAAGTCAGCTCCGGGTCCAATTTGTCTCGGTTGCAAAACGATCAATTAAGCTATATACTTCGGCCGGAACTCAGATTCAGCAATTCGCCTCTTATGGGAAGGAAGCAGTAGTAGACTTCTCAGGCTACGCTTCCAGTATTTATCTATTGAAAATAGAGGAAAAAGGAATGACAAAGGTGATTAGGGTCGTGAAGTTGTAA
- a CDS encoding aldo/keto reductase, which produces MITRRNFLTNTALTGSAIVLAPISAAFATGKSNPDRKSTYKVEPKMKTRKLGNLEVSELGLGCMNMAGNYNPPADHQQSIKTIRTAFENGVRFFDTAEVYGPYTDESLVGEALQPFRNQVKIATKFGFAIDGTIALDSRPERIKKVVEESLKRLRTDYIDLYYQHRVDPNVPIEDVAGTIKDLIQQGKVLHFGLSEASPRTIRHANAVQSVSAVQSEYSMWTRNVELNGVLKTCEELGIGFVPWSPLGSGFLTGKYDTTTYFDKETDFRAGFPRYSKEFLPMNMPLIEWLKGYAATKNATPSQVALAWLLAKSPSIVPIPGTRTQDHLLEDLGAQNLVLTQKDVQDIDTMLSKFPIFGERMGEAHMSSIDYTL; this is translated from the coding sequence ATGATAACAAGGCGTAATTTCTTAACAAACACAGCACTCACGGGATCGGCCATAGTACTGGCTCCCATTTCTGCTGCATTTGCCACCGGCAAATCAAATCCAGATAGAAAATCAACATACAAAGTAGAACCAAAGATGAAGACTCGCAAACTAGGAAACCTTGAAGTTTCAGAACTCGGCCTGGGCTGTATGAATATGGCAGGAAATTATAACCCACCCGCCGACCATCAACAATCTATAAAAACGATTAGAACAGCATTTGAGAATGGTGTTCGCTTCTTTGATACTGCGGAAGTTTATGGTCCTTACACCGATGAATCGCTTGTTGGAGAAGCGCTTCAACCTTTTCGTAATCAGGTAAAGATTGCCACCAAATTCGGATTTGCAATTGATGGAACCATTGCACTCGACAGCCGGCCAGAGAGAATTAAAAAGGTCGTTGAAGAATCTTTAAAGCGCCTGCGTACAGACTATATTGATTTATATTATCAGCACCGCGTTGATCCAAACGTACCTATAGAAGATGTAGCCGGTACGATCAAAGACCTCATTCAGCAAGGCAAGGTTTTACACTTTGGCCTTTCGGAAGCAAGCCCTAGAACAATTCGTCATGCCAATGCCGTGCAGTCCGTGAGTGCTGTGCAGTCAGAGTATTCGATGTGGACACGCAATGTTGAGTTAAATGGTGTGCTTAAAACCTGTGAAGAGTTAGGAATTGGCTTTGTTCCCTGGTCGCCATTAGGATCGGGATTTTTAACCGGCAAATATGATACGACAACTTACTTTGATAAGGAAACAGATTTCCGTGCAGGTTTTCCACGCTATTCAAAAGAGTTCTTGCCAATGAATATGCCTTTAATCGAATGGCTTAAGGGTTATGCTGCCACAAAAAATGCCACCCCATCACAGGTTGCGCTTGCATGGTTACTGGCAAAAAGCCCAAGCATTGTACCCATTCCTGGTACGCGTACCCAGGACCACTTATTAGAAGATCTAGGTGCTCAAAACCTTGTTCTGACCCAAAAGGATGTTCAAGATATCGATACCATGTTATCTAAGTTCCCCATTTTCGGCGAACGTATGGGTGAAGCCCACATGAGCTCGATTGACTATACATTATAA
- a CDS encoding cupin domain-containing protein encodes MSQIVYKLTIRLTLAVTAAFLISLDGFSQSKAKSDELTQQAIFPKGEQGPANNFTGKSFSTRLVDSDSTYNTLIGNVLFEPGARSNWHKHPGGQILIITAGVGYHQQKGKPIEIMRKGDVVKCPPNVEHWHGASPDSSLHQMYIIPNTQKGIVEWLLPVTDKEYNALK; translated from the coding sequence ATGAGCCAGATAGTATATAAGTTGACGATTAGGCTGACACTGGCGGTTACTGCTGCCTTTTTGATATCCCTTGATGGTTTTTCACAATCGAAGGCCAAGTCAGATGAGCTTACCCAACAAGCTATTTTTCCAAAAGGTGAGCAAGGTCCTGCTAATAATTTTACGGGTAAGTCTTTTTCCACCAGATTAGTAGATAGCGATTCTACGTATAATACATTGATTGGAAATGTGCTTTTCGAACCCGGCGCGAGATCAAACTGGCACAAACACCCGGGAGGCCAGATCCTTATTATAACAGCTGGCGTTGGATATCATCAGCAGAAAGGAAAACCAATAGAGATCATGAGGAAAGGCGACGTGGTGAAGTGCCCACCTAATGTAGAGCACTGGCATGGGGCAAGCCCTGACAGCAGCTTGCATCAAATGTACATTATTCCCAATACACAAAAGGGAATTGTTGAATGGCTGCTACCAGTAACTGATAAAGAATACAATGCATTAAAATAA
- a CDS encoding helix-turn-helix domain-containing protein encodes MSIQENNLVPVSTSELTLKGFKVYKTDSRLGGYSYSRKDFYKINITTGRFLFNYADRSIETEDTFLFFGNPRIPYSCEPRSENHSGYTCLFTEDFINPNQRSESLMQSPLFRLGGTPIFGVNEDQKIKLTGLFEEMIKEQETEYAFKDELIRNYMSLIIHEALKMQPSENNIKHNNASSRITSVFLELLERQFPVESTDRPLMLRTAQDYAGYLSVHINYLNSAVKEITGKSTSTLISDRVVAEAKALLQHTDWNITEIAYALGFEYPTYFNNFFKKKTGSIPKAVRAGHL; translated from the coding sequence ATGAGCATTCAAGAGAACAACCTCGTACCGGTATCTACTAGTGAACTTACACTGAAAGGGTTTAAAGTTTACAAGACAGATAGCAGATTAGGTGGTTACAGTTACAGCCGGAAAGATTTTTATAAAATCAATATTACAACTGGCAGGTTTCTGTTCAATTATGCTGACAGGAGCATTGAAACAGAGGATACTTTCCTGTTTTTCGGAAACCCACGTATCCCTTATTCATGCGAACCAAGATCAGAAAATCATTCTGGCTATACCTGTCTTTTTACTGAGGATTTCATAAACCCGAATCAACGTTCGGAAAGCTTGATGCAATCGCCGCTTTTTAGATTAGGCGGAACACCGATTTTTGGCGTCAATGAAGACCAAAAAATTAAGCTGACAGGGCTGTTCGAGGAAATGATCAAAGAGCAGGAAACAGAATATGCTTTTAAGGATGAATTGATTAGAAATTACATGAGCTTGATCATCCATGAGGCGTTGAAAATGCAGCCTTCCGAAAATAACATTAAACATAATAATGCGTCGAGCAGGATCACATCTGTATTTCTTGAATTATTAGAGCGCCAATTTCCTGTCGAAAGTACGGACCGGCCACTGATGCTGAGAACAGCTCAGGACTATGCCGGATACCTATCCGTGCATATCAATTATCTGAACAGCGCGGTCAAAGAAATAACCGGAAAGTCAACATCCACTCTAATCAGTGACAGGGTTGTTGCTGAAGCAAAAGCCCTGCTGCAACATACCGACTGGAATATAACCGAGATAGCCTATGCACTTGGGTTTGAATATCCAACCTATTTTAATAACTTCTTCAAAAAGAAAACCGGAAGCATTCCAAAGGCTGTAAGAGCCGGCCACCTTTGA
- a CDS encoding (R)-mandelonitrile lyase, with translation MKLTRIGSHPSVVGPDNWFTGKVGIDALFQPNEFRRPQAASVTLEPGARTAWHTHPLGQTQIVASGVGLVQRKGGRVEHVFPGDIIWFSAGEKRWHGATATVAMTHIAIHELLDGKVVDWMEKVGAADYDEVVKSHEN, from the coding sequence ATGAAACTTACAAGGATAGGCTCTCATCCATCTGTTGTCGGGCCAGATAATTGGTTCACAGGGAAGGTAGGCATCGACGCTTTGTTTCAACCCAACGAATTCAGGCGGCCGCAGGCAGCAAGTGTCACTTTGGAGCCCGGCGCACGAACTGCCTGGCATACACATCCGCTGGGTCAAACGCAAATTGTGGCTTCTGGCGTGGGCTTGGTGCAAAGAAAGGGAGGTAGAGTTGAACATGTTTTTCCCGGAGATATCATTTGGTTTTCAGCTGGGGAAAAGCGTTGGCATGGTGCAACCGCTACGGTCGCAATGACGCATATTGCAATTCACGAACTGCTGGATGGCAAGGTTGTTGATTGGATGGAAAAAGTTGGAGCTGCTGACTATGACGAAGTTGTGAAGAGCCATGAAAACTGA
- a CDS encoding DNA-directed RNA polymerase subunit alpha C-terminal domain-containing protein, translating to MKYKEEQIIEAIALLEAFTTDHNPLIVKAQTLIERSFFHSPHLVIKERYHEDTYFDLSLRAIKALQESNLKTPQDLVAFCNAKGLEGLARLSKVGHKSYTEIKEFLFVICV from the coding sequence ATGAAATACAAAGAGGAACAAATCATCGAAGCCATCGCGCTTTTAGAAGCATTCACGACCGATCATAATCCGTTAATTGTCAAAGCTCAAACACTTATAGAGCGTTCGTTTTTTCACTCTCCTCATCTTGTTATTAAGGAACGTTACCATGAGGATACATATTTCGATCTTAGTTTGCGCGCAATTAAGGCGCTACAAGAATCAAATTTGAAAACGCCCCAGGATTTGGTAGCATTTTGTAATGCCAAGGGGCTTGAGGGCCTGGCCAGACTTAGCAAGGTAGGGCATAAAAGTTACACGGAAATAAAGGAGTTTTTATTCGTTATCTGCGTTTAA